A stretch of the Pongo pygmaeus isolate AG05252 chromosome 16, NHGRI_mPonPyg2-v2.0_pri, whole genome shotgun sequence genome encodes the following:
- the LOC129013904 gene encoding isocitrate dehydrogenase [NAD] subunit beta, mitochondrial-like, which yields MAAVSGVRWLTRALVSAGNPGAWRGLSTSAAAHAASRSQAEDVRVEGSFPVTMLPGDGVGPELMHAVKEVFKAAAVPVEFQEHHLSEVQNMASEEKLEQVLSSMKENKVAKHYN from the coding sequence ATGGCGGCAGTGAGCGGAGTCCGCTGGCTGACCCGAGCGCTGGTCTCCGCCGGGAACCCTGGGGCATGGAGAGGTCTGAGTACCTCGGCCGCGGCGCACGCTGCATCGCGGAGCCAGGCCGAGGACGTGAGGGTGGAGGGCTCCTTTCCCGTGACCATGCTTCCGGGAGACGGTGTGGGGCCTGAGCTGATGCACGCCGTCAAGGAGGTGTTCAAGGCTGCCGCTGTCCCAGTGGAGTTCCAGGAGCACCACCTGAGTGAGGTGCAGAATATGGCATCTGAGGAGAAGCTGGAGCAGGTGCTGAGTTCCATGAAGGAGAACAAAGTGGCCAAACATTACAATTAG